The DNA region CCTATTGAACCAATTGGCTCAGTAGGACGGGTTCAGAAAGGCAGTCCAAAAAGGCACAGCCACTTGGTTTATTGAACCTAACTTTTTGAACCGTGCGGGAATCAGACCTAGCTAGAAACCAATTGCATATTATATCCGATATGTTCTTAGCGTAAGTTTAGCCCCTTTCTGCTATAAGAAGGCCTTGCTACCCACGCCCGAGAATCTGGCCGCCGCCGGCAAGCAGGCCGCCGCCCGCATCGAGGCGGCTATTACGGCCGGTACCCAGGCCGGGACGCAGCAGGTTATGGCCAGCGTGCAGGAGAGTACGCGCCAACTCACGGCCGCCGCCGCTGCCTTAACCAAAGCCGCGGAGTCCGTGCCCCGGTCGGTGCCGGTGGATTTTTTGCAAGGCTGGCGCTGGCCTACGGGCTTAGCGTTAGGGCCGGTGCTGCTCGTGCTGTTGGGCTTGTGGATAGGCGGCGCTTTTTCGGGCGTTTCTCAAGTGAAATATGACTCGCAACGAGCAGTAGCCCAAGAGTTAGCCGACGAGCGAAACTTCTACCAAACGCAAATCGATGCGTTTGGTAAAGACATGAAATCTAACCCGGAAACCCGCAAGGTGGTGAAGTCTTATTTTCCTAAGTATGTGCCACTTCCCCCGGCCGAAGCGAAGTAGCTCATCGCGTAAGAGGGAGACCCAGTTTAGCACTTTCGCGTGCTCCGCGTTCCTAGCCCAGCATTCCGAGAACTACATTTAAGCGTTTTTACCTTTCTGCTCCCTTTATGAAGAAGCATATCAAGTTTACGCTTATCCTGACTGGTATTCTGCTAACTCGGGCTTACGATGCGTATTGTACCGCTCTGTTTACGCCCGACTTGAAGCGAGAAGCAAATCCTCTTGCCTCTGTTTTCCATATCCAATGGGGTGGTTTACTGCTTATCATCGGTTGCGTGCTAGTCTACGTTGGTTACGCGCTGTATATAAACATATACAAAAAAATAAACCTGTTTCCCGCTCAAAAGCAGCTGTCTTTTGGGCAATTCGTGGTTCAGGCACTCTATGGACCAGGAGAACGGTGGACAGCCTTTCTCTATAAGCTTCCAGCGGATAAGCAAAAGATGCACTACGTTTTCGGGTACATCTTATCCTATGGCTTACTATGGACCGGGCTTGTGACCACCATGATGTGGTTGTTAATCAATCATACTGCCACGTACTACACACAGTACTACAGCTATAAGGGGATTGTAAGTCTTGTTTTAGGAGGGGTAGTGGGAGTTGCCTACTATTACTTTAACCAGCTGTATACTGCTTATAAAGCAATAGAATAGTAGTATTTTACATACTGCAAACGACCGTGGCTGTTGCAGAACGTTGTTTAGATCTATAGGCGAGGTTATTAGTGGCCAAACAACGCCGTGAATCGTCTATCTGGCCACTTTATTTAGGCTCCCGCCATCCATTCAACCTGTTCCTAAGCGAGACGGGGAGTTCTGCAACGGCCACGACCGTTTACAATACGTAAAATAGTTTGTTATCTCATTTGAACCACTGTTTCCGTTTTGTTTCTGGGCAACCACGCTTCCCTTTTCTGCATCTGGCGACTGCTCTCAATTGCTGAAGCTACCTCCAACAGCTGATTGCTATGTCCTATCAAAAAAAGCTACAGATGAGATTATTGGTCTTGCCACTCTTTTTTGCCGCGAGCAGCTTGTTTGCTCAAACCAGCACGCCAGACGTTCAGCCTTCGAAGGAAGTGGTGCAGTACCTGAATGAATTCCAACACATAATAAAGCAGAACGCGCTGTATGCTGACTCCATTAACTGGGGTCAGTTGAGCCGTGAAGTCACGGAAAAATCACGGGGTCTGGCAACTGTCGAGGATTGTAAGCCCGTCATCGACCATATCCTGCGAACGCTCCGAAACGCGGGGGACAAGCATTCTTTTTTCATACCGAAGGAAAAGGCCACCAGTCAGAATTCTGCCAGCTATGAGGCCAAGCAAGCCGAAAGCCAGTACTTGGGAAATGACATCGGGTACCTCAAAATTCCGGCACTCAGCTCGATGAATTCCTCCGTAGGGCAGAACTTCTCTCAAGGCATACGCCGCCAGATGGAAGCGTTGGAAACCCAACACAACCTAACGGGGTGGGTGGTCGACCTGCGGCATAATACGGGCGGGAATATGCACCCCATGATTAATGGGCTTCAGCCACTCATCGGAGAGGGAATTTATGGCTACTTTATTTTCCCCAGGCGTACGATTAAGAAGACAATTCCGCTGTACGTCTGGAGTGGTAAGGGAAAGGAACAGCCAGCAGTTAAAGCGGCTAAAACGCAGCAAAGGGTAGCCGTTCTTATCGACTCGCTGACAGCAAGTAGCGGCGAGATGGTTGCCCTATCCTTTAAAGGGCGAAGCAATGTGAAATTCTTTGGTCAGCCTTCGGCAGGATATACGACCACAAATCAAGACTTTAGGCTTTCGGATGGAGCATATCTTTTGCTAGCAACAGGCTATATGGCGGATAAAAACCGGAACACGTATTTGCCCAACATCGCCCCGGATGTGGTCGTGGAGTACGCGCCAGCCAATACCCAAGATAAGACGATAGAAGCCGCTAGAAAGTGGTTACTGGAGGCTAAGTAGCGTTTCTGCTTTACTCCTCCTTTCGGTAAACGCCTAACAACTGGCCGGCGCCAGGTGCCAATTGGCCCTTTTAGCATGGAATGAGTTTAAGAAACCGGTCTACGATTCGAAGTTTACGAAACGCGCCAAGTAGATGAGTTTCGTAAACGCCCACATTGAAGCCCGGTTCCAGCCAAAGTACCACAATTTGAGGACTGAGGAAGTAGGGGCCAAAACCACCATTTTCCCAAGAGTTGTCTGGGAACACCGCTTATGTTAAGAAATAAAACCCAGAAAGGCAACGGAGTAATGGTACTTCCCCACTGCCCCTAAAATCCTGTTTGCCCAGGCCTGGGAAAGCACCTGGTGGCGAGTTTACGAAACTCATCCCTTCGGCGAGTTTCGTAAACTTTGAATCGTAGACGAGTTTCTTAAACTCGCCCAGCCCGGCAGGGGCCCACTGGCACCTGGCGCTGGGCAACTGTGAGGGGTTTACACAAAGGAGCGGATGCTCGTAGTACCTGCTCCTTTAATTTTTCGATGGGGCAAATGGGGGGAGGTCCTTGGTGCGCATCATGAGGGCGTCAGCGGGGCGTCCGGAGTGACGAAAGGCAGCGGTGTCTATTTTTATGGCCGACATCGACCCGGTGCGCGGGGACGCGGCGTCCCTGTTAGGGGGAGCAACTCCCTTCCGCGGGGCAGTAGTAGGGGCAGGCGTTGGCGTTGTTTGGGCGGAAGCAGGACCGCCTAGGGCCACGAGCGTCAGGCCAAATAGGAAAAGGGAGTTGGGTGTCATAACCAGGAAAAAGGGGAAAGGGGAAGGTACTGACCAGGAGTTGGATGGACGTTCAGTCAACTGGTAGTTTAAACAGCCACCGG from Hymenobacter psoromatis includes:
- a CDS encoding S41 family peptidase, which translates into the protein MSYQKKLQMRLLVLPLFFAASSLFAQTSTPDVQPSKEVVQYLNEFQHIIKQNALYADSINWGQLSREVTEKSRGLATVEDCKPVIDHILRTLRNAGDKHSFFIPKEKATSQNSASYEAKQAESQYLGNDIGYLKIPALSSMNSSVGQNFSQGIRRQMEALETQHNLTGWVVDLRHNTGGNMHPMINGLQPLIGEGIYGYFIFPRRTIKKTIPLYVWSGKGKEQPAVKAAKTQQRVAVLIDSLTASSGEMVALSFKGRSNVKFFGQPSAGYTTTNQDFRLSDGAYLLLATGYMADKNRNTYLPNIAPDVVVEYAPANTQDKTIEAARKWLLEAK